The following proteins are co-located in the Rattus norvegicus strain BN/NHsdMcwi chromosome X, GRCr8, whole genome shotgun sequence genome:
- the F8a1 gene encoding 40-kDa huntingtin-associated protein, with the protein MAAGSASSLGGGSWPGSEAGDFLARYRQVSNKLKKRFLRKPNVAEAGEQFAQLARELRAQECLPYAAWCQLAVARCQQALFHGPGEALALTEAARLFLRQECDARQRLGCPAAYGEPLQAAASALGAAVRLHLELGQPAAAAALCLELAAALRAVGQPAAAAGHFQRAAQLHLPLMPLAALQALGDAASCQLLARDYTGALAVFTRMQRLAREHGGHPVQQPELPQQLPSVPQPSLPGPQPRPVLGSTLPLPLPPDHAPGSVAQSPGTLGAFADVLVRCEVSRVLLLLLLQPPPAKLLPEHAQTLEKYSWEAFDGHGQDSSGQLPEELFLLLQSLVMAAHEKDTEGIKKLQVEMWPLLTAEQNHLLHLVLQETISPSGQGV; encoded by the coding sequence ATGGCGGCGGGCTCCGCGTCGTCCCTGGGCGGAGGCTCCTGGCCAGGCTCTGAGGCTGGGGACTTCTTGGCCCGCTACCGGCAGGTGTCCAACAAGCTCAAGAAGCGCTTCTTGCGGAAGCCGAACGTGGCGGAGGCCGGGGAGCAGTTCGCACAGCTGGCCCGGGAGCTGCGAGCTCAAGAGTGCCTGCCTTATGCCGCCTGGTGCCAGCTGGCTGTGGCACGCTGCCAGCAGGCGCTCTTCCATGGGCCCGGGGAAGCGCTGGCCCTTACAGAGGCGGCCCGACTTTTCCTGAGGCAGGAGTGCGATGCGCGCCAACGCCTGGGCTGTCCTGCGGCTTATGGGGAGCCTTTGCAGGCGGCCGCCAGCGCCCTTGGCGCCGCCGTGCGCCTGCACCTTGAGCTGGGCCAGCCCGCCGCTGCTGCCGCACTGTGCCTAGAACTGGCTGCCGCCCTTCGCGCTGTGGGCCAGCCAGCCGCTGCTGCAGGTCACTTTCAACGTGCTGCCCAGCTGCACCTGCCCCTGATGCCACTGGCCGCGCTGCAGGCACTTGGTGATGCTGCCTCCTGCCAGTTGCTGGCGCGCGACTACACTGGCGCCCTGGCGGTTTTTACACGCATGCAACGCCTGGCACGGGAGCATGGGGGCCACCCGGTACAGCAACCCGAGCTGCCGCAGCAGCTGCCTTCTGTGCCTCAGCCATCTCTGCCGGGACCCCAGCCGAGACCTGTCTTGGGCTCTACCTTGCCCCTGCCGCTGCCCCCGGACCACGCCCCAGGCTCTGTTGCGCAGTCACCTGGTACACTCGGTGCCTTCGCTGACGTTCTTGTCAGGTGTGAGGTGTCCCGtgtattgttgctgctgctcctgcaACCACCGCCTGCCAAGCTGCTGCCTGAGCACGCCCAGACCCTGGAGAAGTACTCTTGGGAGGCTTTCGATGGCCATGGCCAGGATAGCAGCGGCCAGCTTCCAGAGGAGCTGTTTTTGTTATTGCAGTCCCTGGTCATGGCTGCCCACGAAAAGGATACTGAAGGCATCAAGAAGCTGCAGGTGGAGATGTGGCCACTGCTAACTGCTGAGCAgaaccacctcctccacctcgtTCTGCAGGAAACCATCTCTCCCTCGGGACAGGGGGTCTGA